The proteins below are encoded in one region of Candidatus Eisenbacteria bacterium:
- a CDS encoding phosphoribosylformylglycinamidine cyclo-ligase, with protein MHYRRAGVDIDAVNESLRALKERIRSTFGPMVLGDVGHFGGLHAIPGDERRALVATTDGLGTKVLLFAAAGRHGDVGEDLVSHCINDIAVLGARPLFFLDYLAGDSLPPEVLVPLVGGFADACRRRGVALLGGETAEMPGVYPKGTYDAAGFLVGIVERDRIVDGSAVRPGDAILGFPSSGLHTNGYSLARKVLLEEGGSLDDRPDRLGETVGEALLRPHLCYLDPIRRLLEAGHARGFAHITGGGLVDNVPRALPPSCDARIRKGAWSVPPIFDLIRERGAIDEMEMFHVFNMGIGLVAMTPRSSMDEAIRTAGEGALAIGEVVPGTGTVRWEP; from the coding sequence TTGCACTATCGCCGGGCCGGCGTCGACATCGACGCCGTCAACGAATCGCTGCGCGCGCTGAAGGAGAGAATCCGCTCCACGTTCGGCCCGATGGTCCTCGGCGACGTCGGGCATTTCGGCGGGCTGCACGCGATCCCCGGGGACGAACGGCGCGCGCTCGTCGCGACCACGGACGGCCTCGGCACGAAGGTCCTTCTCTTCGCCGCCGCCGGCCGGCACGGGGACGTCGGCGAGGATCTTGTTTCCCACTGCATCAACGACATCGCCGTTCTCGGCGCGAGACCCCTCTTCTTCCTCGACTACCTCGCGGGGGATTCTCTCCCTCCCGAGGTGCTCGTTCCGCTCGTCGGCGGCTTCGCGGACGCGTGCCGGCGGCGCGGCGTCGCGCTCCTCGGAGGGGAGACGGCGGAGATGCCGGGCGTGTACCCGAAGGGGACGTACGACGCCGCGGGGTTCCTCGTCGGGATCGTCGAGCGGGATCGGATCGTGGACGGGTCGGCCGTGCGGCCCGGGGACGCGATCCTCGGGTTCCCCTCGAGCGGCCTCCACACGAACGGGTATTCGCTCGCGCGCAAGGTCCTCCTGGAGGAGGGCGGATCGCTCGACGACCGGCCGGATCGACTCGGCGAGACGGTCGGCGAGGCGCTCCTCCGGCCGCACCTCTGCTACCTCGATCCGATCCGAAGGCTCCTCGAAGCGGGTCACGCGAGGGGCTTCGCGCATATTACCGGGGGCGGACTCGTCGACAACGTTCCGCGCGCGCTCCCTCCATCATGCGACGCGCGGATCCGAAAGGGCGCCTGGAGCGTTCCGCCGATCTTCGATCTCATCCGCGAGCGGGGAGCGATCGATGAGATGGAAATGTTTCATGTCTTCAACATGGGGATCGGCCTTGTCGCGATGACGCCCCGTTCGTCGATGGACGAGGCGATCCGC